Proteins from one Oryza sativa Japonica Group chromosome 12, ASM3414082v1 genomic window:
- the LOC4352416 gene encoding uncharacterized protein produces MAAAAKPEAGEGEATNCHRRSAAGQEEEEEESKRPRDGNDEEEELLTELSRYRRYWTDLWSDDSGDIDRRTEIGPMRYTEESPRFAMLLDLLEVFSFEVTELKGILRWPIDVFGLISVRDSLDRNRNYIFERTRNNCQTLTAKDSSLVLTGPSRAILLMDPIEFEIELRVKGTSPSEDKILSAEAFGYNGTAQRHRCGSLRSMLLSGARSTLEFKYAHIPVALEATIKVRITGGLTDFCGKFIAHTASIKEDVVLLDSGEEMVAISHDGAIHFSRSVVAVEGNGVLTVGVHARQSGDENNSCDYKNFIPVRCGRSHDTLDVGFCQMSVEVAWSLMLSY; encoded by the exons atggcggcggcggcgaagccggaggcgggggagggggaggcgacgAATTGCCACAGGAGATCGGCGGcggggcaggaggaggaggaggaggagtcgaaGAGGCCACGCGATGGCaacgatgaggaggaagagCTGCTCACCGAGCTCTCCCGCTACCGCCGCTACTGGACGGATCTTTGGTCCGACGATTCCGGCGACATTGACAGAAGAA CTGAGATTGGTCCCATGCGGTACACGGAGGAATCGCCCCGGTTCGCAATGCTCCTGGATTTACTTGAGGTTTTTTCTTTTGAGGTGACCGAGCTGAAAGGTATTCTACGCTGGCCAATAGATGTGTTTGGTCTCATCTCCGTTCGTGACTCTCTGGACCGGAACCGCAACTATATCTTTGAGCGCACCAGGAACAACTGCCAGACTCTCACTGCAAAG GATTCATCTCTGGTTCTTACTGGTCCAAGCCGTGCAATCCTATTGATGGACCCTATTGAATTTGAAATTGAGCTAAGAGTCAAGGGGACAAGTCCCTCCGAAGATAAGATCTTGAGCGCTGAAGCATTTGGGTATAATGGCACCGCTCAGAGACACAGATGTGGCTCACTCCGCAGTATGTTGTTATCAGGAGCACGCAGCACATTGGAGTTCAAGTATGCTCACATTCCTGTGGCATTGGAGGCTACAATCAAGGTCAGGATTACAGGAGGTTTAACTGATTTCTGTGGAAAGTTCATTGCACATACTGCTAGTATCAAGGAAGATGTCGTATTGCTGGACTCTGGAGAAGAAATGGTGGCTATCTCCCATGATGGAGCCATTCATTTCTCCCGCAGTGTGGTTGCAGTTGAAGGAAATGGTGTGCTGACTGTTGGTGTTCATGCAAGGCAGAGTGGTGATGAGAATAACAGCTGTGATTACAAGAATTTTATCCCGGTAAGATGTGGACGGAGTCATGACACACTTGATGTTGGATTTTGCCAGATGAGTGTTGAAGTTGCTTGGTCGCTCATGCTTTCATATTGA
- the LOC4352417 gene encoding uncharacterized protein, with protein sequence MGKRLSFMNAYLAEDCNPVRCWVITAAVAFVTLIVLGVGSVDDTPVELPKKLYIGPPSAKTIQLPDGRHLAYKEQGVTADRARFSLIAPHYFLSSRLAGIPGIKPSLLEKFGARLVIIN encoded by the exons ATGGGGAAGCGCCTCAGCTTCATGAACGCGTACCTCGCCGAGGACTGCAACCCCGTCAGGTGCTGGgtcatcaccgccgccgtcgcgttcgTCACGCTCATCG TATTAGGTGTAGGGAGTGTTGATGATACCCCAGTAGAGCTGCCAAAGAAACTCTACATAGGTCCCCCAAGTGCCAAAACAATTCAACTTCCTGATGGAAGGCATCTGGCTTATAAAGAACAAGGAGTCACAGCTGACAGGGCAAGATTTTCACTGATTGCTCCTCATTATTTTCTTTCGTCGAGGTTAGCAG GAATCCCAGGAATCAAACCATCCCTCCTGGAGAAATTTGGGGCACGACTTGTGATCATTAATTAA